TCATCTTCTGGGCGGGATCTACCCACCGGATGTGCCACCCCCTTGACGAAGCGGTAAGACAGCCCCATATGACGAGCCGGTCCCCAGGGGATATGGAGGAGAAGTCATAAACCCCCGGATAGCTCAAAAGGTGCAGGAACCCCCGGTCCCCAAAGATGCGGACCGACCCTCCCCTTGAGCGGGCCACCTTCTTAACCCGGATCTCCGCCCGGATCCAACGGCCGCGAAGCTTGCCCGCGAAGGCCTTCACCTGGGCCTCGGTGAACCCCCTTGACCCATCCTTGCTGGGCCCCCACAGCCCAAGGCCCTTCTCCTTTGCCTCCAGCACCGCACCCCTAATCCGCCAAGCCCCCGAGTCGTTCGGTGAAACCACCATGGCGAGCCCAAGCCCCCTGGAAGCCAAGGCCTCGTTGACCCGCACCCAACGGCCCC
This DNA window, taken from Thermanaerothrix sp., encodes the following:
- a CDS encoding thermonuclease family protein encodes the protein MIGRRGKRLGGLGGLALALLWVLRTMSVAEAPVEGLVVDVLDGDTVRVRLSGEVKTLRYLYIDTPEMHHPQRGEEEFGEAAAEFNRKLVMGRVIRIEFDKEREDKYGRLLGTPMVNLGGRWVRVNEALASRGLGLAMVVSPNDSGAWRIRGAVLEAKEKGLGLWGPSKDGSRGFTEAQVKAFAGKLRGRWIRAEIRVKKVARSRGGSVRIFGDRGFLHLLSYPGVYDFSSISPGDRLVIWGCLTASSRGWHIRWVDPAQKMN